A section of the Phacochoerus africanus isolate WHEZ1 chromosome 4, ROS_Pafr_v1, whole genome shotgun sequence genome encodes:
- the TINCR gene encoding TINCR ubiquitin domain containing, whose translation MEGLRRGLSRWKRYHIKVHLADEALLLPLTVRPRDTLSDLRAQLVGQGVSSWKRTFYYNARRLDDHQTVRDVRLQDGSVLLLVSDPR comes from the coding sequence ATGGAGGGGCTGCGGCGGGGTCTGTCGCGCTGGAAGCGCTACCACATCAAGGTGCACCTGGCGGACGAGGCGCTGCTGCTGCCGCTCACCGTACGGCCGCGCGACACGCTCAGCGACCTGCGCGCCCAGCTCGTGGGCCAGGGCGTGAGCTCCTGGAAGCGCACCTTCTACTACAACGCGCGGCGCCTGGACGACCACCAGACTGTGCGCGACGTGCGCCTGCAGGACGGCTCGGTGCTGCTGCTCGTCAGCGACCCCAG